ATTTGTGGAATATATACTGCTGGGTGGCAGCAAGATGGCCAGAAGGAGTTATCTCCTATTTCTGTATGCTGTCCTCTTTTTTAGCACATtccagggagaagaaaagggcAAAATAGGGAATTAAAAACCATTTCTCACAGCCTCGGTGAGTGATCGGCCCTGGAAAGGGATGACTCCTGATAGAGGAGTGGATGTTTTTTTATGAGTTGGATACTATTTTATGAgtaaaaattttgtattttttatgagTTTCCTTTTAGCTAAGCTACTGTTGAAAAGCAATATGTGATAACTCAGGTGAGGTGACCAAAGTGAGAGTTTTACATTCCTGCAAGCAAGATCTGCTCTGGCAAATGTGGGATGTGCCTGGTAACCCCTAAAAGGCAAGGTTTGGGCATGGAGAGGTTAACAGGggagtgctggagcagagctcctgcagggttTGGCTGAAGGAAAGCAATTTCCCTGTGAGTGAGAGGGGACAGAAACAAAGCTGCAAATCTGGAATTGGAATCTGTAATTAGTCTATGGGTGAAAACATCAGCCTGAATCCATGCAGGAAAGCTGGGAAGCAGAGGACTGAAAGGAGCTGAGGGTGTGTCTGAAGGGCTGTTCTGGAGAATGGGTGGGGAGGACCCCTTAAATTCTGAAACTGAACCAGGGAGCAGCACTTAGGTTGTAATTAGGAACAGCCATATCcttaatgtatatatatatacaagcCTTTGGATTTCTTTGgctttgtgcttttataaatacaGGGAAAATTCCCCCTGGAAACATCAGGCTCCAGTTTGGTTGTGTGAGGCTGGGTGGGGAAGGAACATCACTGAATcccagaacagtttgggttggaaaggaccttaaagcccatccagttccacccccttccatgggcagggacatcttccactatctCAGGTTGCTGCAAGttccatccaagctggccttgaacTCATCCAGGTTCCCTCTGCCCAGAAAGCAGATCCACACTGGGCAGAATTCATCATCATCAACCATATTGGGCAGGAGTGGGACAGGATCAGAGCTTGGGACTGATATTGGAGAGAGGGATCAGCTATCCCAGCAGAGGATAATGCTGAACTGGGAATAAATGAATCACTGCAGAGGCTtttccagggctgctgtggcttCCTTGAACACTGGCTTCAAGAAGAGGGTGACTGGCGATGCATGACTGCCAAACCCAGTGAGCAGAGCTTTCGGTGTTGCCTTTGGGTCAGACTGGCAGATTTTTTGGGTGATACCTTTAAGGACAATGATCCAGAAGCAGCATGTGGAAAAGGCAGTGGGCTGTGGCCAGGAAGACCTGGCCAACGTGGTTAACTGCCCAAGAGTGGGAAAATCAGGAGCTGGGCATTTCAGTGCTCTCCTTTCGCAGCCCTCATTCACTGCTGGAAAGGTCAGAGtgattcccagctctccacTGAAGGTGGGGAGAGCTTGCTCAGGATGTTAGGGGACAGGTTGTTTTGTGTGCACCAATTGCTTTGTGATGGCAAATCAGTCcttgaaattaaaaggaaaatagcATTATCCTAATAAATGTTCAGTAACAGGCCACAAGATCAAGGGCATGAATCCTCTGGCATGACCAGTCTGACTCCCCAGATCACTTGGTCAGGCTGGTGGGGCACGCTGACCAACCAGCTCCAGGAAAACTCCAGctaatttaattttaagcaCAAAAcaaatgattaaaaataaaaagtgagagAGTTGTCCTGGATTTGTGTTGAAACACTGACAATTAATGATTTTTGAAGAGCAGGGAGGTTACATTGATACCAGTAGCCAAAGCACTGTAGGGGAAGTACTGCAGGTGGGGATGTGTCTTAATAATcacactttggaaaaaaaacctgggaaaaatGGATTGTGGACCACTGCATGTTGGGTGTGGCCAGAAAGATTCTCTCTAGACCATCTGGTGTTGTGAGCAAGCGAGGGGTGTAGTCAAGATAGATGTGATGGTTTGGGAATCCTTTTGGAGAAGAGCAAAGTTTGATGAGTAATTGGCACCTGGGAGGATCTAAAAATGGGGCTGGAGAAAGGACTGGTCACGTCTAGGGCTTGGTAATATTTAAATGAagggatttttgaggaaaactgtctcctctccagggctggctgggtgggTGTTGCCTCGGGTGGGAGGAATGGGATTTGCCCATCAGCTCCAAAGATCTTCCAAGCCAGGTTGTGTTCAAGGATAAAGTGCTTTGGGGTCAGCAGCATGGCCATAGAGCAgctcttgggaaaaaaatgtggggATGGATTGTGAATTTGTCAGAGGTTTCATTGACTTGCAGCAACCAAAGCAGAATGAGCCAACTGCAAATACAATCCTTAGATATCCATAAAACTGCTCCCCACCACACACATGGAATGCTCCCTTAGTTTCTCCTGGCTTGGGCAAAGCTTGTGTGATGTCCAGGTTTGAGCAGTGAGTTTTGAGAAAGGAAGTTTTGGATTGTTCAAGTGAGAACAAGGACGGGCTAGAAGACATGATCTGGGAGGAAAGAGACTTCTTCACCCCCTTCAGATCAGTTAAGATCTCACTGCAAACACTTGGTAAGTCAGTATAAAGGAAATAATAGAATtgttaaggctggaaaagccctctaaagGCATCAAGTCCAACTGCTAAGCCAGTGCTTCCGGACCCGCCCATGTCCCCAGAAACCTGCTTTGTAAATTCCATTGACTTCTCACAGCTCTCCAGCCATAATTTAGTAACTCCTGATCTAGAGAGGGTGGGAGGGAATTGCTTTGATGGTGTTTTGCTGGAAAAAAGACAAGGACTTCTCTGTGGGAGTGTTGTGTTGGACTGGGAGAGAACAAAGGTCTGAGAAGGGCAGAACACTGTTGGCAGTGGAGGCACTGAGGCCAGACAGGTGAATTAGTCTGTCTGACTGCAGTTGGTCCCGTTCCAAGGCTGGGCTTGATGATTTCTGATATCTTGAGTATTGTATTTGTGGGCTGCCCAAatgaagggaggaatgatgaatctgactccatgttctcagaagattattattttatgatgctaTATTATATTgaagaatactaaactaaactatactaaagaatacagaaaggatacttacagaatgctaaaaagataataatgaaaacttgtgactccttCCTGAGTCCTGATACAGCTTGGCtctgattggccaaagagtgaaaacaactcacagcagaatccaatggaacaatcacctgtggataaacaatctccaaacacattccaaagggGCAAAACataggagaagcaaatgagataagaattgttttcctttctctctgaggcttcgcagcttcccaggagaagaatcctgggtgatttttcagagaatgggAATGCCACACTCGAGGGCTCTACTTTCAGATATTTCCTGCCGTGGTGTGGCTGGAATATAGAGATGTTCTGGATGAGGAacctcccctctctgccccCTCTACTCGTTTCAGGTCACCTTCTATGAAGACAAGAACTTCCTGGGCCGTTACTACGAGTGCGACAGCGACTGCCCCGATTTCCACAGCTACCTGAGCCGCTGCAACTCCATCCGTGTGGATGGAGGCACCTGGGTGGCCTACGAGAGGCCCAACTATGCTGGGAACATGTACGTGCTGACCCACGGGGAGTACCCCGACTACCACCACTGGATGGGCCTCAACGACCGCCTGGGCTCCTGCAAGTACATCCAGATTGTAGGTGTCACCCCTCGCCAGGGGATGCTGCCATTTATCCCATCCTGGGAGGGTTTCATGGGGGGCAACGTGGTGTTCATCTTCCTGGGGAGCCACAGAGGGTGGGCTGCAAGGATTTGGTCCCACAGTCCTGCTCTGGGAGTAGCAAGGTGTTTGGTGTGGGGAGAAGGTGAGTGTGTCCCAGTTGGATTGCAGTGGGGAAAGACAGATCTGTGGTGGTCCTCACAGGGgccccaggacgagggaagacatgagaatcttgactccatgtttcagaaggctgacttattattttatgatatatatattatattaaaactttactaaaagaatagaagaaaggatttcatcagaaggcttgaaaggaagggaataaaatcttgactgaccagagagtctgatacagctgactgtgattggccattaattaaaaataaccacatgagaccaatcacagatccacctgctgcattccacagcagcagataatcattgtttacatttcatttctgacacctctcagcttctcaggaggaaaaatcctaaggaaaagatttttcatggAAGTTGTCTGCAACACCCACCCACCGCAGGGAGGTAGAACTGGATCATCTttaaatcccttccaacccaaactctATAATTTTCTCTTCCCccacccttttatttttttttccagccaagTGGAGGCCGAGGCCACATCCAGGTGTTTGAGAAGGGAGATTTTGGCGGGCAGATGTTCGAAGCCACTGAAGACTGCCCCTCCATCATGGAGGAGTGGCACATGCGTGAGGTGCACgcctgcagggtgctggaggGCGTCTGGGTGTTCTACGAGCACCCCAACTACCGGGGCCGGCAGTACGTGCTGCCCAAGGGGGAGTACCGCAAGCCCGTGGAGTGGGGCGCGGCCAGCCCCGCTGTCCAGTCCTTCCGCAGCATCTCCGAGTGAGCCAGCCCCGTGCTGGGCTGCTACAGCCCCCAATAAAGCAACTGAGTCGCTCAGCTCCGCCTTGTCCTGCTTATTCTTGGGATTTGGGTGCGACGTGTCCTGCCttggggagctgggatggagcagagcctTCCCTGCCTCATTGTCacccccttccccatcccctgcccttCTGATCCCGGGGGAGCCGGGGGGGAGCAGAGCCTTCCCTGCCTCATTGTCaccttccccatcccctgcccttCTGATCCTGGGGGAGCCGGGGGGGAGCAGAGCCTTCCCTGCCTCATTGTCaccttccccatcccctgcccttCTGATCCTGGGGAGCCGGGGGGGAGCAGAGCCTTCCCTGCCTCATTGTCACCtcccccatcccctgcccttctgatcctgggggagctggggtggaGCAGAGCCTTCACTGCCTCATTGTCACCCCCtttcccatcccctgcccttCTGATCCCGGGGGAACTGGGGTGGAGCAGAGCCTTCCCTGCCTCACTGTCacccccttccccatcccctgcccctCTGATCCTTTAGGAAGAAGGCATCCCTGAGCTGGAGTTTGTGCTCCAGCATTTGGCCATCCTGGTGGAGTGGTGGCACCACACATCCCTGGGTTCCCAGTTGTCAGTGGTGGCTCAGTCTGTCATGTCCCTGTGGagtccctgcctgctctgttgCTGCTCTATGGTGGCTTGGGAGAAGGGATGAGATTTTTGTCAGTGCCATGTGTCCTCCTGGACACCctgagcaggcagctgctgttctggTCCTGGATGAGTTTGTCCTCCCAGGACTGTCCCAAAGCCCTCCCAGCCGTGCTCTGCAGTCCCTTCCCCCTGATGTATGAGGTTATTACAGAGCAGGGAGCCAGGGGAGGGGATGCTCGCCAAGCCATGGGGCTGCCACCTCgtgggaaagctgctgctggtaGGAAACGGGAAGGAGCTGCCAAGTCCAGCCCTCTGGACTTCCCCCAGCACAAGGATGAGCTGAAGGGTTGccttccccttcttcctcttcctcctctccctgctgtcacctcctccCTTAGCACCATACCCCACTCCAGCCTTTCCTTGCAAATGATGATGCATCTTCACCCACTTCCATCTTTCCTCCACTCTTCTCCATCATGGATCAGCAGGATGCAGATGATCCAACAACACAGTTGgctttcactgtatttttcccCATAATATTTCTCCAGGATCAGCCCTCAGCTCCAGgtccccttttccccctggCTCCATGCAAAGGTctccaagagcagcagcttgagcacagcctggctcctgtttttttttttttttttttgacagtgAGACTGTTGCTGTCCCTGTTGTGATGAAAATTCTGTAGGTAAGAGCTCCATCCAGTGCATTTCTAGCCACCTCCCACCCTGATTCTGGGgaatgtccccctgtccccatcccacatGCCCTGCACTGGAAGGGTTTGGGATGCTCCACCTCTGTGGTTGCTGTATGCATCCACCCCAGAGCACTGCATGAGCCAGACCTGGAGCTGGTTTGCCCTTAAGGTAACATTTTCCCATGTCCTTCCCTTTCACTGCTGATCTCCCCACTTTTAAAACCCAATTATCCCAAGTcttccctccttctccttgtCCTCCAGGCTTCTTCGGGTGTTgtgggtccccaggatgaggtgagagatgagaatttgactccaagttctcagaaggctgatttattattttatgatattatatgaaaataaataatatattaaaataatactaaagaaagagaaaggatacatcagaaggttagacaagaatgaataataaaaacttgtgactgaccagagtcctgGCACaactggactgggattggtcattaaattaaaacaattcacatgctgggtaaacaattctccaaatcacattccagaggagcaaaacatggagaagctgagacTTCTCACcttgccaggagaagaaatccgggcgaagggatttttcataaaatatcacaaTGACACAGGCTCTTGCCCTTGGGTGAACGTTGTGTCCTCAACATTTGCAGCCGACACAAATAACAATAAACTGCTacttgggtggtttttttttaccattagtttttattttgattCCAGATgactttttccatttttcccctgccacagcagagcagggtgccTGTGGAGATGAGCGGGGAGCGCAGCCGTGCTGATGCCGGGTTTTCCTTGACAGCTAATTTCCATTCTCCAGTATCAGGGGGTCTGCTCCTGTAATTGGCATGCAGATTGTGTCCGGTGGGCCTGTTAGACATGAGCAAAGGCTCTGCTGCTTGGAATAAGCCAACCCCAGGCTGATGGATGGGGTGTAAGGAGGTCATGGGGAGAGAGAATTTCCAGATGCCCGCGTGCACACACCTACGAAATTTCCCATTCCATGCCCTCCCCCCCATCCCTACTTTCTTTATCCAGCAAACTCTAATCTATCATATTTCATTGAGACAAATCCTGCTCCATTTCTCTGtctctccctttttccctctAAGGGAAATGTGATGGAACCTGCTCCTGGATTTAATGAGAAGATGGTGCGGCGTAGCAGGAATTAAAGCGGTGCCATGCTTCATTAGCAGCTGGGGATCACATGGAGCAGGCCCAGATGTTAATTACACTTTGGGAATTAATTGGTATAAGTCATTCCTCTCCTCCATCATGCCTAATCCGGTGGGTGTGTGAGGACTTTTGGAAGCAGAGACCTCCAGGcaggtgtctgtctgtctctcccCCCTCCTCAGCCTGCCTGACACAGGCTGGTTTGGAAATTTTGAAGTCACCTTCATTTCCATCCCCTTGGTGCCCAAGGACCTGCTgtaatttttccctcttttccttcctgtgccAGTCTCCTCCAAAGAttttctccagctgctggggaaagCGGGTCTGGATGGGATGGGGTGATGGTGGGAGATGGCACTGTGTTGAAGGAGGAAAGAACACCCCCTCAGAACTGGTCATTCCCAGTGGATTCCAGGACAGCCTGGtcctttctcctgctccttGACCTGTCCTGGCTGGCCCATCCCTTTCCTCCATTTCTGGAGGCAGACAGGGGAGCCACAAtctgcccccacagcccctctgctgctgaAATCCCCCCAGTTGTCAAAGGGCAATGGTCTCcagtttcttcccttttccaccTTGGGTTCAGCCTGACAAAATGCAAAAGGTGAGGGGGGTGTTATTTTGCCAGAGGACAGAAATTATATGCTTGGAAATGAAGAATATTTTCAGAGACATCCACCATACACAGAGTATCACCACACAATTTCAGACCACTTCAACCCATACAGAGCAACACCTTACCTCCTCAGAAGGCTGCAAGCTCTGCCCCTCTTGTTCTTtagcccagccttttatcccctcctgttgatgccctgcacctgtgtgccctctgttccctttggtggttggtcagtgcccctgggcactccctggctcattgctgtcagtgctgctcacctgctgctcacagctgtgcccattggggctcagccccaccccaatcaccacaaactgtgtgcctacagAATATTCCTCTGAATGCTGCCAACTTGTTCCTTTCCTGAGCTGGCTGGTGGCCCAGTGTGGGGCACGGATGTTACTGAGATGGGGCAGCACATCTCTGGGATCTGATCTGGAATTtgctgcacagccccagtggGACACTCAaactcagctctgctccccccCAAACTGCTCATAGGCCCTGACAGTGGGACACAGCCACTATAACCAGCCCAGGctcccattttccctccttttcccaaGGTCCTCAGGGTTTTGTGGGTCTTCCCTTGGTGTTGCTGATGCTCCTTGGTCTCAAGGTGTCAGCACCTTGATGCATCTTTGTTCTTCCAGCAAAGATCATTCCTGGATGAGAGCCACCGTCTCTCCCTCCCATCCTCCAAAagtgtgtggatgtggcacttagggacagaGATGTGGCAAAACAGAGCAGTTCAAGGCCACTTTGGTAGAAGTTATagaaaaactgcaaaatttTCAAAACTGCAAAATTAATGGTTTTGATGTTGGATGGAGAAAGGAGATGTTCAATCCTTTTGTTTATACTTTCTTGATTTTTGGTTTAGGGTTGggcatggcagtgctggggaaacaATTGGTGCTTTTTGGGGACTTTTCCAACTTAAGcaattctataattctgtgatttcacaattccatgattctatgtttccatgattctatggttTATGATTCTATccttccatgattctgtgactcagGGTAGCACCGCATTGCCACCTGGTTCCCTGGAGCCCTGCCACTTCAGATCCTGCATTTCCCACCATCTGCTCACTAAACCCCAAGTCCCTGAATCAGGGATTCAGCCTCCACCTCAACCCCTGCCTGCGCAGTCTGAAGATTAGTGCAGTCCCCACTTTGGTTTTGGCAAAAACACTTCCCAggtgttgtttttcttctgttttatatCTGACCCACCCTGTGCATTCCCTGTTGgccctggctgagctgtggTTTCAGGATGCTCCTTCCATCCTGTGAGCCTGTGGGCGATGCTTTGTGAGGCTGACCTAGAACggaggctggacagagttaaagaataaagcagggatttattaaaagggtCTCCTCAATACATACACCTTGGGCAACAGAGGAACCCAGCCAGtgctgcacccaagatgaaccaaaatggtcccaaaatgcacggccaGGCATGGGGTCTCTCactttgatcagttctgctctATTTGCacattggagttaattgtcccGTTCCAGtttagcccatgcagtcccatcctgcttgtttttctctcttcattccaCCGTTGTTTATGttcttgggcctgagatttggatcatttgtctttggtccccagctagagaaggaattgttttgtctccctactctgtgcagagagctcaccatcccctcatatgaagcccagacctacacactaaagcagtacagaatctgaaaaagaTAAAAGCTGAAACCTGAGACATCATGGGGAAAGTGTGGCCCAAATCTGGGCGGGGAGAGATGGAGCTGGTTTGTATCTCTCATACAGATGTTCTGGAGACCCCATCAGTGTCTGGCCACAGTCTCACGTGTCCTGTCACCCAGAGGTGCCGGGCTGGCCGTGTCTGTGAGTGTGTGAATGGTGCCATGGGAGGGAGCTGCCTCTCCAGGATGTATGCACGGCCTCGAGGGATGCTGGCACCTCAAATAGGGCTCTGAGATCTCCTAGAATTGCTGAGgtaaaggagaggagagggcaCTTCCCAGGACGCCATCCTTCCCTttgccagagcccagcagagggCAATAGAAGCAAATGGAAGAGACGAGACCTTGCGAGGGATGAGCGGCAGGAGCAGATTCCAAGGCAGAGCGGAGGGATGTGCAGGAGGGATGTGCAGGAGGATGTACAGGCAGAGGGATGTGCAAGAGCGGGGACCGTGCGCCCGGAGCTCTGTgcggggagcagggctgggggcggcTGCTGAAGGAGCAAAACAGCAATTAAAAGTTATTTTGGTAAGGAGTTAAAGCAAACCGATGCTTTCCCAACTCCTAAATTCAGTGTTTTGGGGTTggatggagaaggaaagggaaatatttAACTCTTTTGTTTAAACTTTCTGGATTTGATGTCAGTTTTTACGAGAAGCGCTGCATGGCTGAGCACCTCCAGTGGGTGATGCTGGGAGGGGAAGCTCTGAGAATTCCCAGCCCTGATTATGTTCCACCTGGTTAATTGTGCGACTGAGCTCAGCTCAGTTTCTCTTGGAAACCAAATTCCACGCGTGCCTGGAGCGTTCTGTGGGATctgcctgagccctggcaggagggatgtgctgggctggggctggcagtgcccatgggctcccttcctccctgcagagggaaaaccagggcaggctgtgggggTGAAGAGGCAGGGAAGAGTTGGGAACAGCATCCCCTTccaccttcctgcagcagctggaccagctgggacagagctTGGGCAggagctcctctcctgctctctgttcctgctccctgcacGCTCCTGCCTGGCTAGGCAGGTATTCCCAACTGGATTTCCTACATATCCAGGTCACCTCCCTATggtttttaagctttttttttggtccaaATTCTTTGGTGTCATGGATGTTTAACAAGGAAAATGTCCCATGGCAGGAGTGTGATCCTACAGCTGCCCAGATTCTACAGATGCCCTCCGGGACAGGGCatctgcagagccacaaggggAAGTCACACCTGGCAGATTCCCGCTTGAGACCTCGTCATTTTGGAAGGGGAAACAACAATTATTTCAAAGGGAAGGGTCAAATCCCtatggctgggagctgcagaaggCCTGGATGTAGGATGCCTGGGAGGGCTGGACACCCCaggaagcagctctgggggttttttgggcagAGCCCCACTccggtgctgctgctgcagggtgcGACCTTAGGAAAAAGGATGTTTTTTTTGGAAGTCTGGTGTAAGCATTTTTtgttgagctgctgctgcttggagaGAGGGCTCCGGTCTtagaggagaagaaggaagggtCGTTCCCACCTTCCTCTGCGGAACCCCCCACCCGCCCCATTAAGGCCGTCCTTGGCGAGACGAGCGTGATCTGCCCATCTCAGCGTTATCTCCCGATCTGCCTCCTGCGCTGCCACGCTTCCAGATGCTCCTTATCTCCTCTCACCTTCCCGGGGAGCCGGCGTGCTGGGGGCAGGGCCGGCTGCCCACACTCCCCGCCTGTGATCTCCCTGGCTCTTATCAGGCTCCCTGAGTCCTGATCGAGCCCCTGGCTCAAAGTCAAACGGATTTTGTGGCGGGGCGAGCGCGCCCAAGGTCGGGCGGTGGCGGGGAGGCTGCGGTGACCCTGCTCTCCCCCTGCGCCCCGCTCCAGCCCATTCCCCAGGTAGCGCCTTTCCCCGATTATTCTCCAACATTATCAATTACATTTGGATTATTATTCCTCATTGAAGCCCAAGTGAGCCGCAGACAGCTATTTCCTAATGGGGAAACGTTACAGGCAACTTATTAAGGAACAATGCGTCATTAAGGGGGGAGAGCTTCAAAGGCTCCTAAATGCGTTTCAAAGGACACAATGCGGAGCGGATCCTGCCGCCGCATATCTGGGGGACATGGGCAAAATTTGTGACAAGGAATAGACCGGGCCCAATGTAATTAACTAATTCTCGATCAAAGGGGTTTTAGAACTGAATGGTCAGGGAATTCAATTACGGGTTTCCTAATGAAGCACTCTGTGCCAAGGCAAGGGGGATGTTTTCTTCTGGAGTAGCAGGGCTGAAGAtcagggctgggactgggagAGAAACACCAGAGAGATCCTCCCCGGTGGATTTGGTGCAGGGGGGACAGAGATCATtgaatcatggaatcccagaatggtttgggttggaagggaccttaaatctcatctcattccaatgtgccatgggcaggtgcACCTTCCACTAGGCAGGGTTGCTGTGAGCTCCACGTGCCACCATCCAGGCTCTCTTTGATGGCTGTCTGTCCTGGACATGTCCCTGTGGTGGGATGTGTTCCCCCACCTCTGAGTTTGGGCAGATCCACAGCTCTttggagccagagctgctggaaggagctgtgggatgcagcGGGacggctgtgccagggctggcatCTCCTTGATCCCCTCCCTGGAAAACCTGGGCAAGGgagatttccttctctgctgcCTGAATCCAGCCTCTGGCAAAAATAGCATGGTTTTCTGCTCATGAAAGGAACATCTTCTAGTCCTCCACTAGTTTTCTCTTATTATAGAAAGTTGATTTGCTCACTTTACAAAGGGAAATGTATTATGAATTTTCCCTTcattctccttcttttttttgcCCCGTTTAACAACCGATTTGTGTGTTGCATGAAAGTTACACAGTTCTTTAGATGcatttgctattttattttctttcattcaaaAATATGTCAGTAATCTTTTTGTTAACATGAAAGATAAAGGATTAGTAATGCAAGATGCAGTTTTCTTGTAACCTTCTTGAAAGCAGACTATAGTTTCTTATCTGGCTCTAACATTCATtttcctgaaatgaaaaaaaaaaaaaaaaagaaaaaggacttcttaaaatgaaataaactaCATTCGATTCAGACGAGCAGCGCCAGCAAAGGAATTTATTGCAGCTGGCAGAATGGAGCAGCTGCACTGAAGTCGTTGTGCCGCAGCACTGGGGACCTTCCCCAGGAACAGCTCACATGGATCATTGGGCacctgggaaatgctgcagagaaGAGAAACCACtgtagaatcatggaatcatggaaagGTTTAGCTTGGAACGGTCAGtgagatcactgagtccagctgctcccccagcactgccaaagccacctttaacccatgtccccaagtgccacatccacatggcttttaaatcccttcagggatggagattccaccactgccctggcagctgtgccaaggCTGGAGAGACATAATAAAAgatccaacctgaacctcctctGATTCAGCTTGAAACTATTTCTTCTTGTTCTATCAAGAGCAAACCTTGTGATGACATCATGACATCTCCCAAGATGTGCCTGTCCAGTTGACTTTGGCAGCCACCACGTTTaccttggggacatccaggATGTCCCAAACTGGAGATGGGCCACTATTTCCTGGGCTTGGTGCTCACTGCAGATGCACAAAGAAGctgccagggaagctgtggctgcccctggatccctggaagtgtcccagtcCAGGTTAGtcggggcttggagcaacccaggatagtggaagatgtcccca
The nucleotide sequence above comes from Ammospiza caudacuta isolate bAmmCau1 chromosome 11, bAmmCau1.pri, whole genome shotgun sequence. Encoded proteins:
- the CRYGS gene encoding gamma-crystallin S isoform X3, whose amino-acid sequence is MGKVTFYEDKNFLGRYYECDSDCPDFHSYLSRCNSIRVDGGTWVAYERPNYAGNMYVLTHGEYPDYHHWMGLNDRLGSCKYIQIVGRGHIQVFEKGDFGGQMFEATEDCPSIMEEWHMREVHACRVLEGVWVFYEHPNYRGRQYVLPKGEYRKPVEWGAASPAVQSFRSISE
- the CRYGS gene encoding gamma-crystallin S isoform X2 — encoded protein: MSRAGTKVTFYEDKNFLGRYYECDSDCPDFHSYLSRCNSIRVDGGTWVAYERPNYAGNMYVLTHGEYPDYHHWMGLNDRLGSCKYIQIPSGGRGHIQVFEKGDFGGQMFEATEDCPSIMEEWHMREVHACRVLEGVWVFYEHPNYRGRQYVLPKGEYRKPVEWGAASPAVQSFRSISE
- the CRYGS gene encoding gamma-crystallin S isoform X1, encoding MGKVTFYEDKNFLGRYYECDSDCPDFHSYLSRCNSIRVDGGTWVAYERPNYAGNMYVLTHGEYPDYHHWMGLNDRLGSCKYIQIVGVTPRQGMLPFIPSWEGRGHIQVFEKGDFGGQMFEATEDCPSIMEEWHMREVHACRVLEGVWVFYEHPNYRGRQYVLPKGEYRKPVEWGAASPAVQSFRSISE